One window from the genome of Cricetulus griseus strain 17A/GY chromosome 2, alternate assembly CriGri-PICRH-1.0, whole genome shotgun sequence encodes:
- the LOC100760259 gene encoding olfactory receptor 2B11 has protein sequence MAVINESYPEEFILLGFADHPWLELPLFIILLITYPMALMGNIAIILVSTLEPRLHSPMYFFLTNLSFLDMCYTTSIVPQMLFNLGSSRKTISYIGCVVQLYVFHIMGGTECLLLAIMSFDRYVAICRPLHYTLIMNHRVCILLVSIMWLTGVIFAFSEATLTLQLPLCGIHKLDHLLCEIPVLIKTACGEKEANELALSVVCIFILAVPLCLILASYVNIGCAVLRIKSSEGRKKAFGTCSSHLIVVSLFYGPAISMYLQPSSSITRDQPKFMALFYAVITPTLNPFIYTLRNKDVKGALKKLLRSIFSSK, from the coding sequence atggCAGTAATCAATGAAAGCTATCCAGAAGAATTCATTTTACTGGGCTTTGCTGACCATCCTTGGCTGGAACTCCCTCTCTTCATTATTCTTCTGATAACATATCCCATGGCTTTGATGGGGAACATTGCCATCATTCTGGTGTCCACCTTAGAACCCCGCCTCCACAGCcccatgtatttctttctcaCAAATCTCTCCTTTCTGGACATGTGCTACACTACTAGCATTGTACCTCAGATGCTGTTTAACCTGGGAAGCTCTAGAAAGACAATTAGTTACATTGGATGTGTTGTTCAACTTTATGTCTTCCACATAATGGGAGGCACAGAATGCCTGCTTTTGGCTATTATGTCCTTTGATCGCTATGTGGCTATCTGTAGACCTCTCCACTACACCCTCATCATGAATCACCGAGTTTGCATCTTGTTAGTGTCTATTATGTGGCTAACTGGAGTGATCTTTGCTTTTTCAGAGGCTACACTTACATTACAATTGCCACTGTGTGGCATTCATAAACTGGATCACTTATTGTGTGAGATTCCAGTTCTCATAAAGACTGCCTGTGGTGAAAAGGAAGCTAATGAACTGGCACTTTCTGTGGTATGCATTTTTATACTGGCTGTTCCTCTGTGCTTAATTCTTGCTTCTTATGTTAATATTGGATGTGCAGTACTCAGAATTAAATCttctgaaggaaggaaaaaggccTTTGGGACGTGTTCCTCTCATCTCATTGTAGTTTCCTTGTTTTATGGTCCAGCCATTAGCATGTACCTTCAGCCTTCTTCATCCATCACAAGAGACCAACCCAAGTTCATGGCTCTCTTCTATGCAGTGATAACTCCTACACTGAATCCCTTCATCTATACTCTAAGGAACAAAGATGTAAAGGGGGCCTTAAAAAAGCTGTTGAGGAGCATTTTCAGTTCAAAGTGA